Proteins found in one Agaribacterium sp. ZY112 genomic segment:
- a CDS encoding PAS domain-containing sensor histidine kinase, which yields MLAHASNTSSKDQTEQQQSLAAAFNFFNETSTQLESSYRALQNRVQVLSEELSHSELELENEHHRHNQLEERMQALLHFLPGGVLVLDEAGLIVEANPAAENMLGRKLTGKIWRNIIHKCFKPQNDDGLEVSTHSGRKLSVSTSSLMDQGQIILLTDQTETRALQEHLSRNERLSAMGKMVSALAHQIRTPLSAALLYASHLRDEKLEPELHTRFADKCVSRLRHMEQQVRDMMLFVKSELPLNNTISVAELERQLKLASEHLVEQSGISFIWENHCTESGLKCHQDALVSALMNLINNALQSLEAVSAASLRIVFLVNTEKSELVVSIQDNGAGMNKETMERIKQMFVTTKANGTGLGLAVVKAVTRAHGGVFELKSSEGSGCEAIVRLPLVINESESV from the coding sequence TTGTTAGCACACGCTTCCAATACCTCGTCTAAAGATCAAACAGAACAGCAGCAAAGTCTGGCTGCGGCGTTTAATTTCTTTAATGAAACAAGTACTCAGCTCGAGAGTTCGTATCGTGCCTTGCAGAACAGGGTACAGGTATTAAGTGAAGAGCTGAGTCACAGTGAGCTTGAACTTGAGAATGAGCATCATCGGCATAACCAGTTAGAAGAGCGTATGCAGGCGCTTTTACACTTTTTACCTGGTGGCGTTTTAGTGCTTGATGAAGCGGGTCTTATTGTTGAGGCAAATCCTGCAGCAGAAAACATGTTAGGTCGTAAGCTTACAGGCAAAATATGGCGCAACATTATTCACAAGTGCTTTAAGCCTCAGAATGATGATGGTTTAGAGGTAAGCACCCACAGTGGCCGTAAGCTGAGTGTATCAACATCGTCGTTGATGGATCAGGGCCAAATCATCTTACTGACCGACCAGACTGAAACCCGGGCCTTGCAAGAGCACTTAAGCCGTAATGAGCGCTTATCTGCAATGGGTAAGATGGTCTCAGCCTTGGCCCATCAAATTCGAACTCCTTTAAGCGCGGCATTACTGTATGCCTCTCACCTGCGCGATGAAAAGTTAGAGCCAGAGCTTCATACGCGTTTTGCTGATAAATGCGTCAGCCGCTTACGTCATATGGAGCAACAAGTTCGCGACATGATGTTATTTGTTAAAAGTGAGCTGCCCCTAAATAACACCATTAGCGTGGCTGAACTAGAGCGGCAACTTAAGTTGGCATCCGAACATTTAGTTGAGCAATCGGGTATTTCTTTTATTTGGGAAAATCACTGCACAGAGTCGGGGTTGAAGTGCCATCAAGATGCTTTGGTGTCTGCCCTTATGAACTTGATTAATAACGCCTTGCAAAGTTTGGAAGCGGTAAGTGCTGCAAGTTTGCGAATTGTTTTTTTGGTGAATACAGAAAAATCCGAGCTTGTCGTGTCGATCCAAGACAATGGTGCAGGCATGAATAAAGAAACAATGGAGCGGATTAAGCAGATGTTTGTCACCACTAAAGCGAATGGTACAGGTTTAGGACTTGCGGTTGTGAAAGCCGTAACCCGCGCCCACGGTGGTGTGTTTGAACTCAAATCGAGTGAAGGCTCTGGCTGCGAAGCGATTGTGCGTCTTCCCCTTGTTATTAATGAATCAGAAAGTGTTTGA
- a CDS encoding PA3496 family putative envelope integrity protein, whose protein sequence is MEMETIELSNDVQQSIDDSFWSAFSSPLNGTDSRRRLEDKLEDQRLRKALMDYDFDF, encoded by the coding sequence ATGGAAATGGAAACTATTGAACTAAGTAATGATGTTCAGCAGTCGATCGATGATTCATTCTGGTCTGCATTTAGCAGCCCGCTTAATGGAACGGACTCACGCAGACGATTAGAAGATAAGCTTGAAGATCAGCGTTTACGCAAAGCGCTAATGGATTACGACTTCGATTTTTAG
- the fliF gene encoding flagellar basal-body MS-ring/collar protein FliF produces MAEATASSNDLIEGFNNLNLIRQAGLMIGLAASVALGFAIVLWSQGEDWKPLYGSLDRLDSSEVGRVLDFSEIPYKIDGSTGALLVPVEDVRKARIVLADNGIKGDQNYGYELLDQEQQLGTSQFMEAIKYRRGLEGELARTIASVNSVRSARVHLAIPKQTVFIRDGREPSASVFLDLYPGRPIDPKQVRGIANLVASSVPEMDLENVTIVDQKGNLMSVEMEDAKLAQATQHIEYTRKIENDMILRVRRLLSPIVGEGNFKTEVAADIDFTEIELAEESFNPDLPAIRSEHSVDEQQVGAAGAGGVPGALANQPPADGAAPEQAAPGAAGAEGGQAPGRSRSQSVKNYELDRTVSYTKHEKGRLRRITVAVVVDDKERINPETGEVEYTQWTDNEIERLSILVRDAVGYSAVRGDSVNILNERFMPLPEFEGAEELPIWEQDWFIKLAKQLGGVLIIALLVIGLLRPVLKSLASSGVQARAEDEAKELAALQASGLDSFDSLSDETVTLTGGDALALPSPEESYEQQLNAVKGLVAEDAGRVAQVIKRWINEE; encoded by the coding sequence ATGGCAGAAGCCACTGCATCGAGTAATGACTTAATAGAAGGTTTTAATAACCTTAATTTAATACGACAAGCCGGCTTAATGATTGGCCTTGCAGCGAGTGTGGCCTTAGGTTTTGCAATTGTACTTTGGAGCCAAGGAGAAGATTGGAAGCCTCTTTACGGTTCTTTAGATAGGCTTGACTCTTCAGAAGTAGGGCGAGTACTCGATTTTAGCGAAATTCCTTACAAAATTGATGGCTCAACGGGTGCTCTGCTTGTTCCTGTTGAGGATGTTCGTAAAGCTCGTATTGTACTGGCAGACAATGGTATTAAAGGTGATCAAAACTACGGTTACGAATTATTAGATCAAGAGCAACAGTTAGGCACTAGCCAATTTATGGAGGCGATAAAATATCGCCGTGGTTTAGAAGGTGAACTGGCTAGGACCATTGCAAGTGTTAATTCAGTACGCAGCGCTCGTGTTCATTTGGCTATCCCTAAGCAAACAGTTTTTATCCGAGACGGTCGCGAACCCAGTGCTTCTGTCTTTCTTGATTTGTATCCCGGTCGCCCCATTGATCCAAAGCAAGTACGAGGTATCGCCAACCTAGTTGCTTCAAGCGTACCTGAAATGGATTTAGAGAATGTCACCATCGTCGATCAAAAGGGCAATTTGATGTCCGTTGAGATGGAAGATGCCAAACTTGCCCAAGCCACCCAGCATATTGAATACACCCGAAAAATAGAAAACGACATGATTTTAAGGGTACGTCGTTTATTGTCACCAATCGTTGGCGAAGGCAATTTTAAAACTGAAGTGGCGGCCGATATAGACTTCACTGAAATCGAACTCGCAGAAGAAAGTTTTAATCCCGATTTACCGGCTATTCGTTCAGAACACAGTGTCGATGAGCAGCAAGTTGGTGCCGCTGGAGCCGGAGGTGTGCCGGGGGCCTTGGCAAATCAGCCTCCTGCTGATGGCGCTGCCCCAGAACAAGCCGCCCCAGGCGCAGCCGGGGCCGAAGGTGGACAAGCACCTGGGCGTTCACGTTCTCAATCGGTTAAAAATTATGAGTTAGATCGTACCGTTAGTTATACCAAACATGAAAAAGGGCGTTTACGTAGAATTACTGTTGCGGTTGTTGTTGATGATAAGGAAAGAATCAACCCTGAAACCGGTGAAGTTGAATATACCCAATGGACGGATAATGAAATTGAGCGTCTTTCTATATTAGTTCGAGATGCAGTTGGTTACAGTGCCGTCCGTGGGGACAGTGTCAATATATTAAATGAGCGTTTTATGCCTTTGCCTGAATTTGAGGGTGCAGAAGAGCTGCCAATTTGGGAGCAAGACTGGTTTATTAAACTAGCTAAGCAGCTAGGCGGCGTATTGATTATTGCTCTGCTTGTTATCGGCTTGCTTCGGCCTGTGCTTAAAAGTTTGGCATCTTCTGGCGTGCAGGCGCGTGCAGAGGATGAGGCTAAAGAGTTAGCTGCTCTACAAGCTTCTGGCTTAGATAGCTTTGATTCTTTATCAGATGAAACGGTCACATTAACTGGAGGTGATGCCTTAGCGCTGCCTTCACCAGAAGAAAGCTATGAGCAACAATTAAATGCAGTAAAAGGCTTAGTTGCTGAAGATGCTGGCCGAGTGGCTCAAGTAATTAAACGTTGGATTAATGAAGAATGA
- the fliE gene encoding flagellar hook-basal body complex protein FliE: protein MTDRIDVNRLLVEMRAMKNQAQAFGNVNNVDVSSSSRVAPNEGVNGPRFNDVLASAVDKVNEVQQASKAMSNAYLQGDSNIDVTDVMIASQKASVAFESMVQVRNKLVEAYRDVMNMPI from the coding sequence ATGACAGATAGAATTGATGTAAATCGACTGCTTGTTGAAATGCGTGCGATGAAAAATCAAGCACAAGCATTTGGCAATGTTAACAATGTGGATGTCTCTTCATCGTCTCGAGTCGCGCCAAACGAAGGTGTTAATGGGCCGCGCTTTAATGACGTATTAGCCAGTGCAGTTGATAAGGTTAATGAAGTTCAGCAGGCATCAAAAGCGATGAGCAACGCCTATCTGCAAGGAGATTCAAATATAGATGTTACCGATGTCATGATTGCATCGCAGAAAGCGAGTGTGGCATTTGAATCTATGGTTCAGGTACGTAATAAATTAGTTGAAGCGTATCGTGATGTTATGAATATGCCGATTTAA
- a CDS encoding sigma-54-dependent transcriptional regulator, with the protein MSERTKSRILVVEDDTDLREAVVDTLLLAKMTCVEADCAEQAITVLKKDLDFDLIVSDVNMGEMSGHDLLLMVRENWPQIPVLLVTAYASVEDSVRAMKDGAVDYLVKPFSPDALLECVARFCHSKPVRSDSPVAEAECSRQLLKLAERVAQSDSTALLMGESGTGKEVLARYIHEHSPRCDGPFVAVNCAAIPENMLEATLFGYEKGAYTGALQSTPGKFEQANGGTILLDEISEMELGLQAKLLRVLQEREVERLGGRKTIKLDVRVVATSNRDMRLEVEEGKFRGDLYFRLSVLPLAWAPLRERQKDILPLAMGLLAKHVQKQHRGSVNLSAEARQALLDYSWPGNVRELDNVMQRALILQSGTHINAADLGLDLDQLYSTTNMAASHNATMSSAIESSLASDSSDTLTDVESGMEESGARLGSDMRRHEFDIIVKTLKQERGSKKNTAQRLGISPRTLRYKMARLRELGFDIESVMA; encoded by the coding sequence ATGTCTGAGCGTACAAAGTCAAGAATACTCGTGGTTGAAGACGATACCGATTTACGTGAAGCGGTGGTTGATACCTTATTATTAGCCAAGATGACATGTGTAGAGGCGGATTGCGCCGAGCAAGCTATTACTGTGCTGAAAAAGGACCTCGACTTCGATTTGATCGTCTCCGATGTCAATATGGGAGAAATGTCAGGCCATGATTTATTGCTTATGGTCAGAGAAAACTGGCCACAAATCCCCGTATTACTCGTAACGGCTTATGCCAGCGTGGAAGATTCTGTACGCGCTATGAAAGATGGGGCAGTTGATTACCTCGTTAAACCTTTTTCACCAGATGCCTTATTGGAGTGTGTCGCTCGTTTTTGTCATAGCAAGCCTGTGAGATCCGATAGCCCAGTTGCAGAAGCAGAATGTAGCCGACAGTTACTTAAACTAGCTGAACGAGTCGCTCAGAGTGATTCAACCGCTTTACTTATGGGTGAAAGTGGAACCGGTAAAGAGGTACTTGCGCGTTATATTCATGAGCATAGCCCTCGTTGTGATGGACCATTTGTTGCCGTCAATTGTGCGGCTATTCCCGAAAATATGCTTGAGGCTACGTTATTTGGTTATGAAAAGGGTGCTTATACCGGGGCCTTGCAGAGCACGCCAGGAAAGTTTGAGCAAGCCAATGGCGGCACTATCTTATTGGATGAAATATCTGAAATGGAACTGGGCTTACAGGCTAAGTTATTGAGGGTATTGCAAGAGCGAGAAGTTGAGCGTCTCGGTGGCCGTAAAACCATAAAATTGGATGTGCGAGTGGTAGCGACGTCGAATAGAGACATGCGCTTAGAGGTGGAAGAGGGCAAGTTTCGTGGTGACTTGTATTTTCGTTTGAGTGTTCTGCCCTTAGCATGGGCTCCCTTAAGGGAGCGGCAAAAAGACATATTGCCACTGGCGATGGGGCTGTTGGCTAAACATGTTCAGAAGCAACACAGGGGCTCTGTCAATTTAAGTGCTGAAGCACGTCAGGCCTTGCTTGACTATTCTTGGCCTGGCAATGTTCGGGAGCTCGATAACGTAATGCAGCGTGCCTTAATTTTGCAAAGTGGCACTCATATAAATGCGGCTGACTTGGGTTTGGATCTCGATCAGCTCTACAGCACAACAAACATGGCGGCTAGCCATAACGCAACTATGAGCAGCGCTATTGAATCTTCGCTCGCTTCAGACTCTTCTGATACGTTAACGGATGTAGAAAGTGGTATGGAAGAAAGTGGTGCTCGCTTGGGCTCTGACATGCGCCGACATGAATTTGACATCATTGTTAAAACCTTGAAGCAGGAGAGGGGCAGCAAAAAGAATACGGCGCAGCGCTTAGGCATAAGCCCTCGAACCTTACGTTATAAAATGGCTCGCTTGCGAGAGTTAGGTTTTGATATCGAAAGTGTTATGGCTTAG